In one Brevibacillus choshinensis genomic region, the following are encoded:
- a CDS encoding ABC transporter ATP-binding protein: METKLLEVRNLQTHFKTEDGVVPSVNGISFSVAKGETLAIVGESGCGKSVTSLSIMGLVAPPGQVVGGEILLEGQNLLALNKKELRKLRGNKLSMIFQEPMTSLNPVFTVGNQLSEVFRQHQSMDKQQARAKSIEMLDTVGIPRADKVIDYFPHQLSGGMRQRVMIAMALGCNPALLIADEPTTALDVTIQAQILELLKKLNEEYDTGVILITHDLGVVAEMADRVIVMYAGEVVEQANVFELFARPKHPYTKGLLGSLPKLDEQREELGSIPGAVPNPLDMPAGCAFHPRCPIATEQCQSKKPSLVEVDQDHLARCLYA; encoded by the coding sequence ATGGAAACGAAATTACTGGAAGTTAGGAACCTGCAAACACATTTCAAAACGGAAGACGGAGTGGTTCCTTCCGTAAATGGAATCTCCTTTTCCGTTGCCAAAGGAGAGACGCTGGCCATCGTAGGTGAGTCGGGCTGCGGCAAAAGCGTTACCTCCCTCTCCATCATGGGTTTGGTGGCTCCGCCCGGACAAGTGGTTGGCGGGGAAATCCTGCTGGAGGGACAAAATCTGCTCGCGTTAAACAAAAAAGAGCTTCGCAAACTGCGCGGCAACAAATTATCGATGATCTTCCAAGAGCCGATGACCTCGCTGAACCCGGTTTTCACGGTCGGCAACCAGCTGAGTGAAGTGTTTCGTCAGCATCAAAGCATGGACAAGCAGCAGGCACGTGCAAAAAGCATCGAGATGCTAGATACAGTGGGGATCCCGCGAGCAGATAAAGTGATCGATTATTTTCCGCATCAGCTCTCAGGGGGGATGCGCCAACGCGTAATGATCGCAATGGCCTTGGGATGTAATCCAGCTCTGCTGATTGCGGACGAGCCGACGACGGCACTCGATGTAACCATTCAGGCGCAAATCCTAGAGCTGTTGAAGAAATTGAATGAGGAGTACGATACGGGAGTCATCCTGATTACTCACGATCTCGGGGTCGTTGCGGAGATGGCGGATCGAGTCATCGTCATGTATGCCGGTGAGGTGGTGGAGCAGGCTAACGTCTTTGAACTTTTCGCTCGCCCGAAGCATCCTTATACAAAAGGTCTGCTTGGCTCGTTGCCCAAGCTCGATGAACAGCGAGAAGAGCTGGGGTCCATACCCGGTGCTGTTCCGAATCCACTGGATATGCCAGCTGGCTGTGCGTTCCACCCCCGTTGTCCGATTGCAACAGAGCAGTGTCAATCCAAGAAGCCGTCGCTTGTCGAGGTGGACCAAGACCATCTGGCACGCTGCTTATATGCGTAA